The following are from one region of the Nymphaea colorata isolate Beijing-Zhang1983 chromosome 7, ASM883128v2, whole genome shotgun sequence genome:
- the LOC116257339 gene encoding MLO-like protein 5 isoform X2, protein MILGFISLLLTFGQNYVAKICILEDVANTMLPCRGQQEETGNRRLLDFPYASMTSSHRILAGAASPVKCKEGKVPLISTEAIHQLHIFIFFLAVFHVAYSASTMALGRAKIRRWKEWEKETVSPNYEFSNDQSRFRFTHETSFVRQHTNFWTRIRLLFYLACFFRQFFRSVRKVDYLTMRHGFVAVHLSPGAKFNFQKYIKRSLEDDFKVVVGISPLLWASAVIFLLVNVREWYALFWVTLLPLVILLAVGTKLQAIVAQMALEIQERHAVVQGIPLVQLSDKHFWFSRPQLILSLVHFTLFQNAFQITYFFWIWYEYSLNSCFHERLELVIGRVVLGFFVLFLCSYITLPLYALVTQMGSHMKRSIFDDQTSKALRKWQQTAKKKHQKPTGGSPKASPKHIERVMTTGRQARSRSIRLGGSRTYYSDHEVSDIEADASPRLPSGGGNHDIRPSEGQHPRDKTNGEDDVSFAKA, encoded by the exons ATGATTCTTGGGTTTATCTCGTTGCTGCTAACTTTTGGGCAGAATTACGTTGCCAAAATATGTATCCTTGAAGATGTGGCCAACACTATGCTGCCGTGTCGTGgtcaacaagaagaaactggCAATAGACGATTGCTGGACTTCCCTTACGCAAGCATGACATCATCTCACAGAATCTTAGCTGGTGCTGCATCCCCAGTTAAATGTAAGGAG GGAAAAGTGCCACTTATTTCTACTGAAGCAATCCATCAGCtgcacattttcatttttttcttggcaGTGTTTCATGTGGCATACAGTGCATCAACGATGGCCCTTGGGAGGGCAAAG ATCCGCAGATGGAAAGAATGGGAAAAAGAAACTGTATCCCCAAACTATGAGTTTTCTAATG ATCAATCAAGATTTAGGTTTACTCATGAAACATCATTTGTGCGGCAACATACAAATTTTTGGACTAGAATCAGACTCCTGTTCTATCTT GCATGTTTCTTCCGTCAGTTCTTCAGGTCGGTCAGGAAGGTGGACTATTTGACTATGCGACATGGCTTTGTTGCA GTCCATCTATCTCCTGGTGCtaagtttaattttcaaaaatatattaaaagatcCTTGGAAGATGATTTCAAGGTTGTGGTGGGGATCAG TCCTCTGCTCTGGGCATCAGCTGTAATTTTTTTGCTTGTCAATGTCAGAG AGTGGTATGCATTGTTCTGGGTAACCCTACTTCCCTTAGTT ATACTATTGGCTGTTGGTACTAAACTGCAAGCAATTGTTGCTCAAATGGCACTCGAAATCCAAGAGAGACATGCTGTAGTACAAGGAATTCCTCTTGTACAACTCAGTGACAAGCATTTTTGGTTTAGTAGACCACAATTGATATTGTCACTCGTGCATTTTACACTGTTTCAG AACGCTTTCCAGATAACGTATTTCTTCTGGATATGG TACGAATACTCATTAAACTCTTGCTTCCATGAAAGGCTTGAACTTGTAATTGGGAGGGTCGTCCTTGG ATTTTTTGTCCTGTTTTTATGTAGCTACATCACTCTTCCTTTGTATGCATTGGTAACCCAG ATGGGTTCGCACATGAAGAGATCCATCTTCGATGACCAGACATCAAAGGCCCTTAGGAAGTGGCAGCAGACTGCGAAGAAGAAGCATCAGAAGCCTACCGGTGGAAGCCCCAAGGCATCACCAAAGCACATTGAGCGTGTAATGACTACCGGTCGGCAGGCCCGCTCACGCTCAATACGCTTGGGTGGAAGTAGAACATACTACTCGGACCACGAAGTGTCTGATATAGAGGCTGATGCATCTCCAAGGTTGCCGTCCGGTGGTGGGAATCATGACATTCGGCCAAGTGAAGGGCAGCATCCGAGGGATAAAACCAATGGCGAGGATGACGTCTCCTTTGCAAAGGCTTGA
- the LOC116257339 gene encoding MLO-like protein 9 isoform X1: MAGGGGEEGARTLIQTPSWAVALVCAVIIVISLLLEKGLHHIGEWLTKKQKRALYEALEKVKAELMILGFISLLLTFGQNYVAKICILEDVANTMLPCRGQQEETGNRRLLDFPYASMTSSHRILAGAASPVKCKEGKVPLISTEAIHQLHIFIFFLAVFHVAYSASTMALGRAKIRRWKEWEKETVSPNYEFSNDQSRFRFTHETSFVRQHTNFWTRIRLLFYLACFFRQFFRSVRKVDYLTMRHGFVAVHLSPGAKFNFQKYIKRSLEDDFKVVVGISPLLWASAVIFLLVNVREWYALFWVTLLPLVILLAVGTKLQAIVAQMALEIQERHAVVQGIPLVQLSDKHFWFSRPQLILSLVHFTLFQNAFQITYFFWIWYEYSLNSCFHERLELVIGRVVLGFFVLFLCSYITLPLYALVTQMGSHMKRSIFDDQTSKALRKWQQTAKKKHQKPTGGSPKASPKHIERVMTTGRQARSRSIRLGGSRTYYSDHEVSDIEADASPRLPSGGGNHDIRPSEGQHPRDKTNGEDDVSFAKA, translated from the exons ATGGCTGGTGGAGGTGGTGAGGAAGGTGCGAGGACTTTGATACAGACGCCATCATGGGCAGTTGCTCTTGTGTGCGCCGTGATCATAGTAATCTCCTTACTGTTGGAGAAGGGCCTTCATCATATTGGAGAG TGGCTTacgaaaaagcaaaaaagggcTCTTTATGAAGCGTTGGAGAAGGTTAAGGCGG AGCTTATGATTCTTGGGTTTATCTCGTTGCTGCTAACTTTTGGGCAGAATTACGTTGCCAAAATATGTATCCTTGAAGATGTGGCCAACACTATGCTGCCGTGTCGTGgtcaacaagaagaaactggCAATAGACGATTGCTGGACTTCCCTTACGCAAGCATGACATCATCTCACAGAATCTTAGCTGGTGCTGCATCCCCAGTTAAATGTAAGGAG GGAAAAGTGCCACTTATTTCTACTGAAGCAATCCATCAGCtgcacattttcatttttttcttggcaGTGTTTCATGTGGCATACAGTGCATCAACGATGGCCCTTGGGAGGGCAAAG ATCCGCAGATGGAAAGAATGGGAAAAAGAAACTGTATCCCCAAACTATGAGTTTTCTAATG ATCAATCAAGATTTAGGTTTACTCATGAAACATCATTTGTGCGGCAACATACAAATTTTTGGACTAGAATCAGACTCCTGTTCTATCTT GCATGTTTCTTCCGTCAGTTCTTCAGGTCGGTCAGGAAGGTGGACTATTTGACTATGCGACATGGCTTTGTTGCA GTCCATCTATCTCCTGGTGCtaagtttaattttcaaaaatatattaaaagatcCTTGGAAGATGATTTCAAGGTTGTGGTGGGGATCAG TCCTCTGCTCTGGGCATCAGCTGTAATTTTTTTGCTTGTCAATGTCAGAG AGTGGTATGCATTGTTCTGGGTAACCCTACTTCCCTTAGTT ATACTATTGGCTGTTGGTACTAAACTGCAAGCAATTGTTGCTCAAATGGCACTCGAAATCCAAGAGAGACATGCTGTAGTACAAGGAATTCCTCTTGTACAACTCAGTGACAAGCATTTTTGGTTTAGTAGACCACAATTGATATTGTCACTCGTGCATTTTACACTGTTTCAG AACGCTTTCCAGATAACGTATTTCTTCTGGATATGG TACGAATACTCATTAAACTCTTGCTTCCATGAAAGGCTTGAACTTGTAATTGGGAGGGTCGTCCTTGG ATTTTTTGTCCTGTTTTTATGTAGCTACATCACTCTTCCTTTGTATGCATTGGTAACCCAG ATGGGTTCGCACATGAAGAGATCCATCTTCGATGACCAGACATCAAAGGCCCTTAGGAAGTGGCAGCAGACTGCGAAGAAGAAGCATCAGAAGCCTACCGGTGGAAGCCCCAAGGCATCACCAAAGCACATTGAGCGTGTAATGACTACCGGTCGGCAGGCCCGCTCACGCTCAATACGCTTGGGTGGAAGTAGAACATACTACTCGGACCACGAAGTGTCTGATATAGAGGCTGATGCATCTCCAAGGTTGCCGTCCGGTGGTGGGAATCATGACATTCGGCCAAGTGAAGGGCAGCATCCGAGGGATAAAACCAATGGCGAGGATGACGTCTCCTTTGCAAAGGCTTGA